The Malus domestica chromosome 13, GDT2T_hap1 genome includes a window with the following:
- the LOC103414724 gene encoding transcription factor MYB30-like produces MGRAPCCEKMGLKKGPWTSEEDQILTSFIQKYGHGNWRALPKQAGLLRCGKSCRLRWINYLRPDTKRGNFTREEEEAIIKLHDMLGNRWSAIAARLPGRTDNEIKNVWHTHLKKRLKDHTTITSPASSSNCTFNVTSQSADQPKNMNYPQPSSSDVSSSVTEVSGALSSDQDTIIVKGENMEPWETFPEIDDSFWSEALSANNSSTPLLFPRAENDETISEFPITANDSEELGFTFGLNLDDGMEFWYDIFVRTGHGGTPELPEF; encoded by the exons atggggaGAGCTCCTTGCTGTGAGAAGATGGGACTGAAGAAGGGGCCATGGACTTCTGAAGAAGATCAAATTCTTACATCCTTCATCCAAAAATATGGTCATGGAAATTGGCGTGCCCTTCCAAAGCAAGCTG GTTTGTTGAGATGTGGGAAGAGTTGCAGACTCCGGTGGATAAACTATTTGAGGCCGGATACCAAGAGAGGAAACTTTAcaagagaagaagaggaagctATCATTAAGTTGCATGATATGCTGGGTAACAG GTGGTCAGCAATTGCAGCAAGATTACCAGGACGCACCGATAACGAAATAAAAAATGTATGGCACACCCACTTGAAAAAAAGACTCAAAGACCATACTACAATAACCTCACCAGCAAGTAGTAGTAATTGTACTTTCAATGTCACAAGCCAGTCTGCTGATCAACCTAAAAATATGAATTATCCACAGCCATCTTCTAGTGATGTTTCCTCCTCAGTCACAGAAGTCTCAGGTGCATTGAGCAGCGATCAGGACACGATCATCGTCAAAGGTGAAAACATGGAGCCATGGGAAACCTTCCCTGAAATCGATGACAGCTTCTGGTCAGAGGCACTCTCAGCTAACAATTCCAGCACCCCATTACTATTTCCAAGGGCCGAAAATGATGAAACAATATCCGAGTTTCCGATCACCGCCAACGATTCGGAGGAATTGGGTTTTACTTTTGGTCTAAACTTGGATGATGGCATGGAATTTTGGTATGATATTTTCGTTAGAACCGGTCATGGGGGAACACCAGAATTACCAGAATTTTGA